In Selenomonadales bacterium, the following proteins share a genomic window:
- a CDS encoding sigma-70 family RNA polymerase sigma factor has product MLSMEEEGRLWRAYKADGDEESRARLIESYQPLVFKAALRFRVSEPALLDIIQEGTIGLIEAVERYDHTRGVAFSLFAYHRIRGRMISYMEREGEKEHDSIDVSAYDGDGQVTIGDLIEDTAPLAADVAEQNVLLSEVKQAMERLPAKEQLVLSGVYLDDREPKRLAEEMNLSPSHIYRLQKQGIRRVRGMLSRFIKQWRS; this is encoded by the coding sequence ATGCTCTCAATGGAAGAAGAAGGGCGACTTTGGCGTGCGTATAAAGCAGACGGCGATGAAGAAAGCCGTGCGCGCCTCATCGAGAGTTATCAGCCGCTCGTCTTCAAAGCTGCACTTCGCTTTCGAGTAAGCGAACCTGCGCTTCTCGATATCATTCAGGAGGGTACGATCGGACTGATCGAAGCTGTTGAACGATACGACCATACGCGCGGTGTGGCATTCAGCCTGTTCGCGTATCATCGTATCCGCGGACGAATGATCAGCTATATGGAACGAGAAGGTGAAAAAGAGCATGACTCTATTGATGTTTCGGCATACGACGGTGATGGACAAGTGACGATCGGTGATCTGATCGAAGATACCGCGCCTTTGGCAGCGGACGTTGCCGAACAGAATGTGTTGCTGTCCGAAGTCAAGCAAGCGATGGAACGACTGCCTGCCAAAGAGCAGCTCGTCCTTAGCGGCGTGTATCTGGATGACCGCGAGCCGAAACGATTGGCTGAAGAGATGAATCTCAGTCCATCGCATATCTATCGCTTGCAAAAGCAAGGGATCAGACGAGTAAGGGGTATGCTGTCACGCTTTATCAAACAATGGCGTTCGTAA